One Felis catus isolate Fca126 chromosome D1, F.catus_Fca126_mat1.0, whole genome shotgun sequence DNA segment encodes these proteins:
- the LOC101087866 gene encoding olfactory receptor 56A3-like — translation MTVHQNGTISFEISDFLLNCFIRSPSWKLWLSLPLSLLLLLAMGANGILLITIRMEVSLHEPMYYLLSLLSLLDIVLCLTVIPKILAIFWFDLKSISFYACFLQMYIMNCFFGMESCTFMVMAYDRYVAICHPLRYSSIITDHFVAKAAIFILARNALLTIFIPILSARLHYCGKNIIENCMCANLSVSKLSCDNIGFNRIYHLVVAWTLLGSDLILIIFSYTFILRAVLRLKTKGAAAKALSTCGSHFILILFFSTILLVFVFTHIAKKKISPDIPVLLNVLHHVIPAALNPIVYGVRTQEIKEGIRKLLRRARENRK, via the coding sequence atgACAGTGCATCAAAATGGCACCATCTCCTTTGAGATTTCAGACTTCCTCCTGAATTGTTTTATCAGGTCCCCCAGCTGGAAGCTCTGGTTGTCCCTGCcactcagcctcctcctcctcctggctaTGGGGGCCAATGGTATTCTCTTGATCACCATTCGGATGGAGGTCTCTCTACATGAGCCCATGTACTACCTGCTCAGCCTCCTCTCCCTATTGGACATTGTGCTCTGCCTCACCGTCATCCCCAAGATTCTGGCCATCTTCTGGTTTGACCTCAAATCCATCAGCTTCTATGCCTGCTTCCTCCAGATGTACATCATGAATTGCTTCTTCGGCATGGAGTCCTGCACATTCATggtcatggcctatgaccgctatgtaGCCATCTGCCACCCACTGAGGTACTCATCCATCATCACTGACCATTTTGTAGCCAAggctgccatttttattttggccAGAAATGCACTTCTTACTATATTCATTCCCATCCTCTCTGCCCGGCTCCATTATTGtggaaaaaatataattgagaACTGTATGTGTGCCAATCTCTCTGTGTCCAAGCTCTCCTGTGATAACATTGGCTTTAACAGAATTTACCATTTAGTTGTGGCCTGGACTCTACTGGGCTCTGACCTCATTCTCATCATCTTCTCCTATACCTTCATCCTACGAGCCGTTCTTAGACTCAAGACAAAAGGGGCAGCTGCCAAAGCTCTGAGCACTTGTGGCTCTCACTTCATCCTCATCCTCTTCTTCAGCACCATcctgctggtttttgtttttacccacattgccaagaaaaaaatttcccctGATATCCCTGTCTTACTTAATGTGTTACACCATGTAATTCCTGCAGCTCTCAACCCCATTGTCTATGGGGTACGAACTCAGGAGATTAAAGAGGGGATTAGGAAATTACtgaggagggcaagagagaacaGAAAGTAA